The following proteins are co-located in the Helicobacteraceae bacterium genome:
- a CDS encoding plasminogen-binding N-terminal domain-containing protein, which produces MTRITHLLLALAATAFASAEGRVVSVERNEALIAVKGAKAGMSAIIIYEYDGGETIAAKCAAISADDASARLRCEPFTLYDQDSTPTLTLPIRKGDKAIFAPLGQSAIVIAPNVDRLVRAQSRRLDLDYIHPDLFAHQLAKDDKTSPNAQDFRDFCDRYLVGTIVFALNDGDYIVDCQTLAALEISPVRAQTSQSVFPFFNRLGIKSDRAEAFDAYYKRLISKEF; this is translated from the coding sequence ATGACGCGAATTACGCATCTATTATTGGCGCTTGCCGCGACGGCGTTCGCGAGCGCGGAAGGCAGAGTCGTCTCCGTCGAGCGAAACGAAGCGCTGATCGCCGTAAAAGGCGCGAAAGCGGGTATGAGCGCGATTATTATTTATGAATACGACGGGGGCGAAACAATCGCCGCCAAATGCGCGGCGATAAGCGCCGACGACGCTTCGGCGCGGTTAAGGTGCGAGCCTTTTACGCTTTACGATCAAGACTCGACTCCAACGCTTACGTTGCCTATTCGCAAAGGCGACAAAGCGATTTTTGCTCCGCTTGGGCAGAGCGCGATCGTGATCGCGCCAAACGTGGATCGTCTGGTTAGGGCGCAATCAAGACGGCTCGATCTAGACTATATCCACCCCGATCTGTTTGCTCATCAACTTGCTAAGGACGATAAAACCAGTCCGAACGCGCAAGATTTTCGCGATTTTTGCGATCGCTATCTTGTAGGGACGATCGTTTTTGCTTTGAACGACGGCGATTATATAGTCGATTGTCAAACGCTTGCGGCGCTTGAGATTTCGCCGGTGCGCGCGCAAACTTCGCAATCGGTCTTTCCGTTTTTTAACCGATTGGGGATAAAAAGCGATCGAGCGGAGGCTTTTGACGCATACTACAAACGGCTTATATCTAAGGAGTTTTGA